Proteins co-encoded in one Oncorhynchus keta strain PuntledgeMale-10-30-2019 unplaced genomic scaffold, Oket_V2 Un_contig_1477_pilon_pilon, whole genome shotgun sequence genomic window:
- the LOC127918749 gene encoding uncharacterized protein LOC127918749 isoform X18: MASLCPVSNSTIRVVPSQVVPSQVVPSQVVPSQVVSSQVVSSQVVSSQVVSSQVVPSQVVPSQVVPSQVVSSQVVPSQVVSSQVVSSQVVPSQVVSSQVVPSQVVSSQVVPSQVISRLCPVRLYPVRLYPGCAQSGCTQSGCIQSGCTQSGCIQSGCTQSVTPLYGLYPVRLYPVRLYPVRLYPGCIQSGCTQSGCIQSGCIQVVSSQVVSSQVVPSQVVSSQIVSSQVVPSQVVPSQVVSSQVVPSQVVSSQVVASQVVSSQIVSSQVVPSQVVPSQVVSSQVVSSQVVSSQVVSSQIVSSQVISSQVVPSQVVSSQVVFIF, translated from the exons ATGGCTAGTTTGTGTCCAGTCAGTAACTCTACTATACGggttgtacccagtcaggttgtacccagtcaggttgtgcccagtcaggttgtacccagtcaggttgtatccagtcaggttgtatccagtcaggttgtatccagtcaggttgtatccagtcaggttgtacccagtcaggttgtacccagtcaggttgtacccagtcaggttgtatccagtcaggttgtacccagtcaggttgtatccagtcaggttgtatccagtcaggttgtacccagtcaggttgtatccagtcaggttgtacccagtcaggttgtatccagtcaggttgtacccagtcaggttATATCCAGGTTGTGcccagtcaggttgtacccagtcaggttgtatccaggtTGTGcccagtcaggttgtacccagtcaggttgtatccagtcaggttgtacccagtcaggttgtatccagtcaggttgtacccagtcagTAACTCCACTATACGggttgtacccagtcaggttgtatccagtcaggttgtacccagtcag gttgtatccaggttgtatccagtcaggttgtacccagtcaggttgtatccagtcag gttgtatccaggttgtatccagtcaggttgtatccagtcaggttgtacccagtcaggttgtatccagtcagattgtatccagtcaggttgtacccagtcaggttgtacccagtcaggttgtatccagtcaggttgtacccagtcaggttgtatccagtcaggttgtagccagtcaggttgtatccagtcagattgtatccagtcaggttgtacccagtcaggttgtacccagtcaggttgtatccagtcaggttgtatccagtcaggttgtatccagtcaggttgtatccagtcagattgtatccagtcaggttatatccagtcaggttgtacccagtcaggttgtatccagtcaggttgtgtttatattttag
- the LOC127918749 gene encoding uncharacterized protein LOC127918749 isoform X2 has protein sequence MASLCPVSNSTIRVVPSQVVPSQVVPSQVVPSQVVSSQVVSSQVVSSQVVSSQVVPSQVVPSQVVPSQVVSSQVVPSQVVSSQVVSSQVVPSQVVSSQVVPSQVVSSQVVPSQVISRLCPVRLYPVRLYPGCAQSGCTQSGCIQSGCTQSGCIQSGCTQSVTPLYGLYPVRLYPVSNSTIRVVPSQVVSSQVVPSQVVPSQVVSSQVVSSQVVPSQVVSSQVVPSQVVFSQVVSSQVVPSQVVSSQVVPSQVVSSQVVPSHVVSSQVVPSQVVSSQVVSRLYPVRLCPVRLYPVRLYPGCIQSGCIQSGCTQSGSTQSGCTQSGCIQSGCIQSGCTQSGCIQSGCTQSGCIQSGCTQSGCTQSCCIQSGCAQSGCIQSGCTQSGCTQSGCTQSGCIQSGCIQSGCTQSGCIQSGCTQSGCIQSGCTQSCCIQSGCTQSGCIQVVPSQVVPSQVVPSQVVSSQVVSSQDVPSQVVSSQVVPNQVVSSQVISSQVVSSQVVSSQDVSSQVVSSQVVSSQVVSSQVVPSQVVPSQVVPSQVVSSQVVASQVVSSQVVSSQIVSSQVVPSQVVSSQVVSSQIVSSQVVPSQVVSRLYPIRLYPVRLYPVRLYPGCIQSGCTQSGCIQVVSSQVVSSQVVPSQVVSSQIVSSQVVPSQVVPSQVVSSQVVPSQVVSSQVVASQVVSSQIVSSQVVPSQVVPSQVVSSQVVSSQVVSSQVVSSQIVSSQVISSQVVPSQVVSSQVVFIF, from the exons ATGGCTAGTTTGTGTCCAGTCAGTAACTCTACTATACGggttgtacccagtcaggttgtacccagtcaggttgtgcccagtcaggttgtacccagtcaggttgtatccagtcaggttgtatccagtcaggttgtatccagtcaggttgtatccagtcaggttgtacccagtcaggttgtacccagtcaggttgtacccagtcaggttgtatccagtcaggttgtacccagtcaggttgtatccagtcaggttgtatccagtcaggttgtacccagtcaggttgtatccagtcaggttgtacccagtcaggttgtatccagtcaggttgtacccagtcaggttATATCCAGGTTGTGcccagtcaggttgtacccagtcaggttgtatccaggtTGTGcccagtcaggttgtacccagtcaggttgtatccagtcaggttgtacccagtcaggttgtatccagtcaggttgtacccagtcagTAACTCCACTATACGggttgtacccagtcag gttgtacccagtcagTAACTCCACTATACGggttgtacccagtcaggttgtatccagtcaggttgtacccagtcaggttgtacccagtcaggttgtatccagtcaggttgtatccagtcaggttgtacccagtcaggttgtatccagtcaggttgtacccagtcaggttgtattcagtcaggttgtatccagtcaggttgtacccagtcaggttgtatccagtcaggttgtacccagtcaggttgtatccagtcaggttgtacccagtcatgttgtatccagtcaggttgtacccagtcaggttgtatccagtcaggttgtatccaggttgtacccagtcaggttgtgcccagtcaggttgtatccagtcaggttgtatccaggttgtatccagtcaggttgtatccagtcaggttgtacccagtcaggttctacccagtcaggttgtacccagtcaggttgtattcagtcaggttgtatccagtcaggttgtacccagtcaggttgtatccagtcaggttgtacccagtcaggttgtatccagtcaggttgtacccagtcaggttgtacccagtcatgttgtatccagtcaggttgtgcccagtcaggttgtatccagtcaggttgtacccagtcaggttgtacccagtcaggttgtacccagtcaggttgtattcagtcaggttgtatccagtcaggttgtacccagtcaggttgtatccagtcaggttgtacccagtcaggttgtatccagtcaggttgtacccagtcatgttgtatccagtcaggttgtacccagtcaggttgtatccaggttgtacccagtcaggttgtacccagtcaggttgtgcccagtcaggttgtatccagtcaggttgtatccagtcaggatgtacccagtcaggttgtatccagtcaggttgtacccaatcaggttgtatccagtcaggttatatccagtcaggttgtatccagtcaggttgtatccagtcaggatgtatccagtcaggttgtatccagtcaggttgtatccagtcaggttgtatccagtcaggttgtacccagtcaggttgtacccagtcaggttgtacccagtcaggttgtatccagtcaggttgtagccagtcaggttgtatccagtcaggttgtatccagtcagattgtatccagtcaggttgtacccagtcaggttgtatccagtcaggttgtatccagtcagattgtatccagtcaggttgtacccagtcaggttgtatccaggtTGTATCCAatcaggttgtatccagtcaggttgtacccagtcaggttgtatccaggttgtatccagtcaggttgtacccagtcag gttgtatccaggttgtatccagtcaggttgtatccagtcaggttgtacccagtcaggttgtatccagtcagattgtatccagtcaggttgtacccagtcaggttgtacccagtcaggttgtatccagtcaggttgtacccagtcaggttgtatccagtcaggttgtagccagtcaggttgtatccagtcagattgtatccagtcaggttgtacccagtcaggttgtacccagtcaggttgtatccagtcaggttgtatccagtcaggttgtatccagtcaggttgtatccagtcagattgtatccagtcaggttatatccagtcaggttgtacccagtcaggttgtatccagtcaggttgtgtttatattttag
- the LOC127918749 gene encoding uncharacterized protein LOC127918749 isoform X6: MASLCPVSNSTIRVVPSQVVPSQVVPSQVVPSQVVSSQVVSSQVVSSQVVSSQVVPSQVVPSQVVPSQVVSSQVVPSQVVSSQVVSSQVVPSQVVSSQVVPSQVVSSQVVPSQVISRLCPVRLYPVRLYPGCAQSGCTQSGCIQSGCTQSGCIQSGCTQSVTPLYGLYPVRLYPVSNSTIRVVPSQVVSSQVVPSQVVPSQVVSSQVVSSQVVPSQVVSSQVVPSQVVSSQVVPSQVVSSQVVPSHVVSSQVVPSQVVSSQVVSRLYPVRLCPVRLYPVRLYPGCIQSGCIQSGCTQSGSTQSGCTQSGCIQSGCIQSGCTQSGCIQSGCTQSGCIQSGCTQSGCTQSCCIQSGCAQSGCIQSGCTQSGCTQSGCTQSGCIQSGCIQSGCTQSGCIQSGCTQSGCIQSGCTQSCCIQSGCTQSGCIQVVPSQVVPSQVVPSQVVSSQVVSSQDVPSQVVSSQVVPNQVVSSQVISSQVVSSQVVSSQDVSSQVVSSQVVSSQVVSSQVVPSQVVPSQVVPSQVVSSQVVASQVVSSQVVSSQIVSSQVVPSQVVSSQVVSSQIVSSQVVPSQVVSRLYPIRLYPVRLYPVRLYPGCTQSGCIQSGCTQSGCIQVVSSQVVSSQVVPSQVVSSQIVSSQVVPSQVVPSQVVSSQVVPSQVVSSQVVASQVVSSQIVSSQVVPSQVVPSQVVSSQVVSSQVVSSQVVSSQIVSSQVISSQVVPSQVVSSQVVFIF; this comes from the exons ATGGCTAGTTTGTGTCCAGTCAGTAACTCTACTATACGggttgtacccagtcaggttgtacccagtcaggttgtgcccagtcaggttgtacccagtcaggttgtatccagtcaggttgtatccagtcaggttgtatccagtcaggttgtatccagtcaggttgtacccagtcaggttgtacccagtcaggttgtacccagtcaggttgtatccagtcaggttgtacccagtcaggttgtatccagtcaggttgtatccagtcaggttgtacccagtcaggttgtatccagtcaggttgtacccagtcaggttgtatccagtcaggttgtacccagtcaggttATATCCAGGTTGTGcccagtcaggttgtacccagtcaggttgtatccaggtTGTGcccagtcaggttgtacccagtcaggttgtatccagtcaggttgtacccagtcaggttgtatccagtcaggttgtacccagtcagTAACTCCACTATACGggttgtacccagtcag gttgtacccagtcagTAACTCCACTATACGggttgtacccagtcaggttgtatccagtcaggttgtacccagtcaggttgtacccagtcaggttgtatccagtcaggttgtatccagtcaggttgtacccagtcaggttgtatccagtcaggttgtacccagtcag gttgtatccagtcaggttgtacccagtcaggttgtatccagtcaggttgtacccagtcatgttgtatccagtcaggttgtacccagtcaggttgtatccagtcaggttgtatccaggttgtacccagtcaggttgtgcccagtcaggttgtatccagtcaggttgtatccaggttgtatccagtcaggttgtatccagtcaggttgtacccagtcaggttctacccagtcaggttgtacccagtcaggttgtattcagtcaggttgtatccagtcaggttgtacccagtcaggttgtatccagtcaggttgtacccagtcaggttgtatccagtcaggttgtacccagtcaggttgtacccagtcatgttgtatccagtcaggttgtgcccagtcaggttgtatccagtcaggttgtacccagtcaggttgtacccagtcaggttgtacccagtcaggttgtattcagtcaggttgtatccagtcaggttgtacccagtcaggttgtatccagtcaggttgtacccagtcaggttgtatccagtcaggttgtacccagtcatgttgtatccagtcaggttgtacccagtcaggttgtatccaggttgtacccagtcaggttgtacccagtcaggttgtgcccagtcaggttgtatccagtcaggttgtatccagtcaggatgtacccagtcaggttgtatccagtcaggttgtacccaatcaggttgtatccagtcaggttatatccagtcaggttgtatccagtcaggttgtatccagtcaggatgtatccagtcaggttgtatccagtcaggttgtatccagtcaggttgtatccagtcaggttgtacccagtcaggttgtacccagtcaggttgtacccagtcaggttgtatccagtcaggttgtagccagtcaggttgtatccagtcaggttgtatccagtcagattgtatccagtcaggttgtacccagtcaggttgtatccagtcaggttgtatccagtcagattgtatccagtcaggttgtacccagtcaggttgtatccaggtTGTATCCAatcaggttgtatccagtcaggttgtacccagtcaggttgtatccag gttgtacccagtcaggttgtatccagtcaggttgtacccagtcaggttgtatccaggttgtatccagtcaggttgtatccagtcaggttgtacccagtcaggttgtatccagtcagattgtatccagtcaggttgtacccagtcaggttgtacccagtcaggttgtatccagtcaggttgtacccagtcaggttgtatccagtcaggttgtagccagtcaggttgtatccagtcagattgtatccagtcaggttgtacccagtcaggttgtacccagtcaggttgtatccagtcaggttgtatccagtcaggttgtatccagtcaggttgtatccagtcagattgtatccagtcaggttatatccagtcaggttgtacccagtcaggttgtatccagtcaggttgtgtttatattttag
- the LOC127918749 gene encoding keratin-associated protein 10-4-like isoform X15, with product MASLCPVSNSTIRVVPSQVVPSQVVPSQVVPSQVVSSQVVSSQVVSSQVVSSQVVPSQVVPSQVVPSQVVSSQVVPSQVVSSQVVSSQVVPSQVVSSQVVPSQVVSSQVVPSQVISRLCPVRLYPVRLYPGCAQSGCTQSGCIQSGCTQSGCIQSGCTQSVTPLYGLYPVRLYPVSNSTIRVVPSQVVSSQVVPSQVVPSQVVSSQVVSSQVVPSQVVSSQVVPSQVVFSQVVSSQVVPSQVVSSQVVPSQVVSSQVVPSHVVSSQVVPSQVVSSQVVSRLYPVRLCPVRLYPVRLYPGCIQSGCIQSGCTQSGSTQSGCTQSGCIQSGCIQSGCTQSGCIQSGCTQSGCIQSGCTQSGCTQSCCIQSGCAQSGCIQSGCTQSGCTQSGCTQSGCIQSGCIQSGCTQSGCIQSGCTQSGCIQSGCTQSCCIQSGCTQSGCIQVVPSQVVPSQVVPSQVVSSQVVSSQDVPSQVVSSQVVPNQVVSSQVISSQVVSSQVVSSQDVSSQVVSSQVVSSQVVSSQVVPSQVVPSQVVPSQVVSSQVVASQVVSSQVVSSQIVSSQVVPSQVVSSQVVSSQVVSSQVVSSQIVSSQVISSQVVPSQVVSSQVVFIF from the exons ATGGCTAGTTTGTGTCCAGTCAGTAACTCTACTATACGggttgtacccagtcaggttgtacccagtcaggttgtgcccagtcaggttgtacccagtcaggttgtatccagtcaggttgtatccagtcaggttgtatccagtcaggttgtatccagtcaggttgtacccagtcaggttgtacccagtcaggttgtacccagtcaggttgtatccagtcaggttgtacccagtcaggttgtatccagtcaggttgtatccagtcaggttgtacccagtcaggttgtatccagtcaggttgtacccagtcaggttgtatccagtcaggttgtacccagtcaggttATATCCAGGTTGTGcccagtcaggttgtacccagtcaggttgtatccaggtTGTGcccagtcaggttgtacccagtcaggttgtatccagtcaggttgtacccagtcaggttgtatccagtcaggttgtacccagtcagTAACTCCACTATACGggttgtacccagtcag gttgtacccagtcagTAACTCCACTATACGggttgtacccagtcaggttgtatccagtcaggttgtacccagtcaggttgtacccagtcaggttgtatccagtcaggttgtatccagtcaggttgtacccagtcaggttgtatccagtcaggttgtacccagtcaggttgtattcagtcaggttgtatccagtcaggttgtacccagtcaggttgtatccagtcaggttgtacccagtcaggttgtatccagtcaggttgtacccagtcatgttgtatccagtcaggttgtacccagtcaggttgtatccagtcaggttgtatccaggttgtacccagtcaggttgtgcccagtcaggttgtatccagtcaggttgtatccaggttgtatccagtcaggttgtatccagtcaggttgtacccagtcaggttctacccagtcaggttgtacccagtcaggttgtattcagtcaggttgtatccagtcaggttgtacccagtcaggttgtatccagtcaggttgtacccagtcaggttgtatccagtcaggttgtacccagtcaggttgtacccagtcatgttgtatccagtcaggttgtgcccagtcaggttgtatccagtcaggttgtacccagtcaggttgtacccagtcaggttgtacccagtcaggttgtattcagtcaggttgtatccagtcaggttgtacccagtcaggttgtatccagtcaggttgtacccagtcaggttgtatccagtcaggttgtacccagtcatgttgtatccagtcaggttgtacccagtcaggttgtatccaggttgtacccagtcaggttgtacccagtcaggttgtgcccagtcaggttgtatccagtcaggttgtatccagtcaggatgtacccagtcaggttgtatccagtcaggttgtacccaatcaggttgtatccagtcaggttatatccagtcaggttgtatccagtcaggttgtatccagtcaggatgtatccagtcaggttgtatccagtcaggttgtatccagtcaggttgtatccagtcaggttgtacccagtcaggttgtacccagtcaggttgtacccagtcaggttgtatccagtcaggttgtagccagtcaggttgtatccagtcaggttgtatccagtcagattgtatccagtcaggttgtacccagtcaggttgtatccagtcag gttgtatccagtcaggttgtatccagtcaggttgtatccagtcagattgtatccagtcaggttatatccagtcaggttgtacccagtcaggttgtatccagtcaggttgtgtttatattttag
- the LOC127918749 gene encoding uncharacterized protein LOC127918749 isoform X14, which translates to MASLCPVSNSTIRVVPSQVVPSQVVPSQVVPSQVVSSQVVSSQVVSSQVVSSQVVPSQVVPSQVVPSQVVSSQVVPSQVVSSQVVSSQVVPSQVVSSQVVPSQVVSSQVVPSQVISRLCPVRLYPVRLYPGCAQSGCTQSGCIQSGCTQSGCIQSGCTQSVTPLYGLYPVRLYPVSNSTIRVVPSQVVSSQVVPSQVVPSQVVSSQVVSSQVVPSQVVSSQVVPSQVVFSQVVSSQVVPSQVVSSQVVPSQVVSSQVVPSHVVSSQVVPSQVVSSQVVSRLYPVRLCPVRLYPVRLYPGCIQSGCIQSGCTQSGSTQSGCTQSGCIQSGCIQSGCTQSGCIQSGCTQSGCIQSGCTQSGCTQSCCIQSGCAQSGCIQSGCTQSGCTQSGCTQSGCIQSGCIQSGCTQSGCIQSGCTQSGCIQSGCTQSCCIQSGCTQSGCIQVVPSQVVPSQVVPSQVVSSQVVSSQDVPSQVVSSQVVPNQVVSSQVISSQVVSSQVVSSQDVSSQVVSSQVVSSQVVSSQVVPSQVVPSQVVPSQVVSSQVVASQVVSSQIVSSQVVPSQVVPSQVVPSQVVSSQVVSSQVVSSQVVSSQIVSSQVISSQVVPSQVVSSQVVFIF; encoded by the exons ATGGCTAGTTTGTGTCCAGTCAGTAACTCTACTATACGggttgtacccagtcaggttgtacccagtcaggttgtgcccagtcaggttgtacccagtcaggttgtatccagtcaggttgtatccagtcaggttgtatccagtcaggttgtatccagtcaggttgtacccagtcaggttgtacccagtcaggttgtacccagtcaggttgtatccagtcaggttgtacccagtcaggttgtatccagtcaggttgtatccagtcaggttgtacccagtcaggttgtatccagtcaggttgtacccagtcaggttgtatccagtcaggttgtacccagtcaggttATATCCAGGTTGTGcccagtcaggttgtacccagtcaggttgtatccaggtTGTGcccagtcaggttgtacccagtcaggttgtatccagtcaggttgtacccagtcaggttgtatccagtcaggttgtacccagtcagTAACTCCACTATACGggttgtacccagtcag gttgtacccagtcagTAACTCCACTATACGggttgtacccagtcaggttgtatccagtcaggttgtacccagtcaggttgtacccagtcaggttgtatccagtcaggttgtatccagtcaggttgtacccagtcaggttgtatccagtcaggttgtacccagtcaggttgtattcagtcaggttgtatccagtcaggttgtacccagtcaggttgtatccagtcaggttgtacccagtcaggttgtatccagtcaggttgtacccagtcatgttgtatccagtcaggttgtacccagtcaggttgtatccagtcaggttgtatccaggttgtacccagtcaggttgtgcccagtcaggttgtatccagtcaggttgtatccaggttgtatccagtcaggttgtatccagtcaggttgtacccagtcaggttctacccagtcaggttgtacccagtcaggttgtattcagtcaggttgtatccagtcaggttgtacccagtcaggttgtatccagtcaggttgtacccagtcaggttgtatccagtcaggttgtacccagtcaggttgtacccagtcatgttgtatccagtcaggttgtgcccagtcaggttgtatccagtcaggttgtacccagtcaggttgtacccagtcaggttgtacccagtcaggttgtattcagtcaggttgtatccagtcaggttgtacccagtcaggttgtatccagtcaggttgtacccagtcaggttgtatccagtcaggttgtacccagtcatgttgtatccagtcaggttgtacccagtcaggttgtatccaggttgtacccagtcaggttgtacccagtcaggttgtgcccagtcaggttgtatccagtcaggttgtatccagtcaggatgtacccagtcaggttgtatccagtcaggttgtacccaatcaggttgtatccagtcaggttatatccagtcaggttgtatccagtcaggttgtatccagtcaggatgtatccagtcaggttgtatccagtcaggttgtatccagtcaggttgtatccagtcaggttgtacccagtcaggttgtacccagtcaggttgtacccagtcaggttgtatccagtcaggttgtagccagtcaggttgtatccagtcag attgtatccagtcaggttgtacccagtcaggttgtacccagtcag gttgtacccagtcaggttgtatccagtcaggttgtatccagtcaggttgtatccagtcaggttgtatccagtcagattgtatccagtcaggttatatccagtcaggttgtacccagtcaggttgtatccagtcaggttgtgtttatattttag